The following coding sequences lie in one Vibrio casei genomic window:
- a CDS encoding DUF2254 domain-containing protein: MAASFSRDHARFMFNRLKDKLWVKPLWMCICSILAVFVAKFADHIDTGLYILPVSFDSLVTLLEIMASSMLVIATFSVGSMVSAYASASTSATPRSFTVVVSDDVSKNALSRFIGSFIFSIVGLTAVKNDFFEVSGLFVLFILTGLVFALVILTFIRWVDRLARLGRVGSTVDRVESVAMDALIRQRNAPNLSGAPCVDINQGEPVVATKVGYVQHVDVSRLHHWAEKHDVHVVLASLPGDFVAPGTILARVITLDKQVSNKPTDETELDSNDFDYKGVIASFQIGVDRLFDDDPRFGLIVLSEIASKALSPAVNDPGSAIKVIGSMVRLFATWSGPVQESDEQESCYDRVQVPEVKISDMFNDAFTPIARDGAGCLEVVTHLQKAFVALHLLGDEPLKAAAKHHAEMSLKRSQLALDLPEDILAVRQISLFSGSDVDRDNSSQHAQE, translated from the coding sequence ATGGCTGCCAGTTTCTCCCGCGATCATGCTCGATTTATGTTTAACCGACTCAAGGATAAGCTTTGGGTTAAGCCTTTGTGGATGTGTATCTGCTCAATTTTAGCTGTTTTTGTGGCAAAATTTGCCGATCACATTGATACCGGATTGTATATTCTTCCCGTGAGTTTTGATTCGTTAGTGACATTACTTGAAATTATGGCGTCGAGTATGTTGGTGATTGCGACCTTTTCGGTGGGGTCTATGGTATCTGCTTATGCTTCTGCCAGTACCTCGGCGACACCAAGATCATTTACGGTTGTGGTCTCTGATGATGTGTCTAAAAATGCTCTATCTCGATTTATTGGTTCTTTTATTTTTAGTATTGTTGGGCTTACGGCCGTTAAAAATGATTTTTTTGAGGTATCGGGTCTTTTCGTATTATTCATTTTGACGGGCTTAGTTTTTGCGTTAGTGATTTTAACCTTTATCCGTTGGGTAGATCGTTTGGCAAGGCTAGGGCGAGTCGGATCCACGGTAGACAGAGTTGAAAGCGTTGCGATGGACGCTCTTATTCGTCAGCGTAATGCGCCTAACCTTTCGGGAGCACCTTGTGTCGATATTAACCAAGGTGAGCCTGTGGTGGCAACCAAAGTGGGTTATGTTCAGCATGTGGATGTAAGCCGGTTGCATCATTGGGCTGAGAAACATGATGTTCATGTTGTGTTAGCTTCGCTACCCGGTGATTTTGTTGCGCCTGGAACCATTTTAGCGCGTGTTATTACTCTTGATAAGCAGGTTTCTAATAAACCAACGGATGAGACTGAGTTAGACAGTAATGATTTTGACTACAAAGGAGTGATTGCTTCTTTTCAAATCGGAGTTGATCGTCTTTTTGATGATGATCCAAGGTTTGGTTTAATAGTACTATCTGAAATCGCGAGTAAAGCGTTGTCACCAGCAGTTAATGATCCGGGATCTGCAATTAAAGTCATCGGCAGTATGGTGAGGTTATTTGCGACGTGGTCAGGGCCAGTACAAGAATCGGATGAACAAGAATCTTGTTATGATCGTGTGCAAGTCCCTGAAGTGAAAATATCCGATATGTTTAATGATGCTTTTACGCCAATAGCTCGCGATGGTGCTGGGTGTTTAGAAGTGGTGACACATTTACAAAAAGCCTTTGTAGCGCTGCATTTACTTGGTGATGAACCATTGAAAGCGGCTGCCAAGCACCACGCAGAAATGTCATTAAAGCGAAGCCAATTAGCTCTGGATTTGCCTGAAGATATATTGGCTGTCCGACAGATCAGTTTATTTTCTGGTTCTGACGTTGATCGCGATAACAGCTCCCAACACGCTCAAGAATGA
- a CDS encoding DUF2878 domain-containing protein: MKRFSLINFILFQSSWALAATLPANAPFFMLILLGVHFLLTPSRMDDVFLLLCALIGIALDQTFIAFSLLDVGQNWVPFWLILLWGHFILCLNHSLKWLRQLNIIVIGLLGAVAGTFSYWMGWRLGVFDTQFTTGLFLVSYTLAWGILLPIFCQLANRIQNRHAHS, encoded by the coding sequence ATGAAACGATTCTCGCTTATTAATTTCATCCTTTTTCAGTCCAGTTGGGCGTTAGCGGCAACGTTGCCTGCTAACGCTCCTTTTTTTATGCTGATCTTGCTTGGGGTGCATTTTTTACTCACACCGAGCCGAATGGATGATGTCTTTTTGTTATTGTGCGCCTTGATTGGTATCGCCCTTGATCAAACCTTTATTGCCTTTTCACTCTTAGATGTTGGGCAAAACTGGGTGCCATTTTGGTTAATATTACTGTGGGGGCATTTCATTCTTTGCCTTAACCACAGCTTGAAATGGCTCAGGCAATTGAACATTATTGTAATCGGTTTATTAGGGGCCGTTGCGGGAACATTCAGTTACTGGATGGGATGGCGATTGGGCGTATTTGATACCCAATTCACCACGGGTCTATTTCTCGTGTCTTACACTTTAGCTTGGGGGATTTTATTGCCCATTTTTTGTCAACTCGCTAATCGGATTCAAAATCGCCATGCTCATTCTTGA
- a CDS encoding DUF1365 domain-containing protein: protein MNTHNGSSSSLGHGIYTGKIRHRRFTPAKHSFSYPLTMLGLELNELNTINQQHWILGTQWYRPVRFHEKDYIKSEPGNLSERIKHKVAKLGGDWNGHRVMMLAQCRFFGVYFSPVNFYYCFKNDVDCQYLLAEVSNTPWNERHYYLIVMGGEDTTEKAFHVSPFMSMEMKYHWKVSTPNNKALIHIENHNNIEKKIGNEIQINNNAEINKKSHKVFDATVALTKISMQPTNNHSITKMKSATTWEWLRLPFMTFKILQGIYWQALKLFAKKVPFVPYKPKRSS from the coding sequence ATGAACACACACAACGGCTCTTCCTCTTCGCTTGGGCATGGTATCTATACTGGTAAAATAAGGCATCGTCGATTTACGCCTGCCAAACATAGCTTCAGTTATCCACTGACCATGCTAGGACTAGAGCTCAATGAGCTCAATACGATTAATCAACAACACTGGATTTTAGGCACACAATGGTACCGGCCGGTACGGTTTCACGAAAAAGATTACATAAAAAGTGAACCGGGAAATTTATCAGAGCGTATTAAACATAAAGTCGCCAAATTAGGCGGTGACTGGAATGGCCATCGAGTAATGATGCTGGCTCAATGCCGATTCTTTGGTGTGTATTTTAGCCCTGTGAACTTTTATTACTGCTTTAAAAATGATGTCGATTGCCAATATTTATTGGCCGAAGTCAGCAACACGCCTTGGAATGAAAGGCATTACTATTTAATAGTCATGGGCGGTGAAGACACAACCGAAAAAGCCTTCCATGTTTCACCTTTTATGAGCATGGAAATGAAATACCACTGGAAAGTCAGTACGCCTAATAACAAAGCATTGATACACATAGAAAATCATAACAACATCGAGAAGAAGATCGGTAACGAAATCCAAATAAATAACAACGCAGAAATAAATAAAAAGAGCCATAAAGTGTTCGACGCCACCGTGGCATTAACAAAAATTTCTATGCAACCAACAAACAACCACAGCATAACCAAAATGAAAAGTGCAACAACGTGGGAATGGCTTCGTTTGCCATTCATGACATTTAAAATTTTACAGGGTATTTATTGGCAAGCCCTTAAGTTATTTGCCAAAAAAGTACCTTTTGTGCCGTACAAGCCAAAGCGGAGTTCATGA
- a CDS encoding NAD(P)/FAD-dependent oxidoreductase — translation MKNIAIIGSGISGLTSAYLLSRKHHITLFEKNDYIGGHTATKEVEVNNRHYSIDTGFIVYNDRTYPNFIKLLNQLGIAQQKTEMSFSVMNPSQNLEYNGNTLNSLFAQRSNLLRPSFWRLILDILRFNKLCKALHENDEIDPALTLGDFLNEHQFKAAFCQNYILPMGAAIWSSSLTEMTQFQLKFFVRFFYHHGLLDIQNRPQWYVIPGGSKQYINPLIKSFEQNIKLNSTIESVTRDQDGVTITFSNKDAQQFDEVIFACHSDEALSLLGDASESEQNILSDIPYRNNQVVLHTDVQMLPKRRLAWASWNYHLDSNLDRPACITYNMNILQGLKSDTTFCVTLNNSDQINPESIIQTFHYSHPVFNQQSLRAQQRRSEICGKQHTHFVGAYWHNGFHEDGVRSAVEVAERFGIEL, via the coding sequence ATGAAAAATATCGCGATCATTGGTTCAGGTATTTCTGGGCTTACTAGCGCTTATTTACTGAGCCGAAAACATCACATTACCCTCTTTGAAAAGAACGACTACATCGGCGGACATACCGCAACCAAAGAGGTTGAAGTCAATAACAGGCATTACTCCATTGATACCGGATTTATCGTGTATAACGACAGAACCTACCCTAATTTTATTAAATTATTAAATCAGTTAGGCATAGCACAACAAAAAACTGAAATGAGTTTTAGTGTGATGAACCCAAGTCAAAACTTGGAATACAACGGCAACACGTTAAATAGCCTATTTGCACAAAGAAGTAATCTACTTCGCCCCTCATTTTGGCGTTTAATTCTCGATATTTTACGTTTCAATAAATTATGTAAAGCCCTACATGAAAATGATGAAATTGATCCCGCACTGACTCTTGGTGATTTTTTAAATGAGCACCAATTTAAAGCCGCATTTTGCCAAAACTACATTTTGCCGATGGGAGCCGCAATCTGGTCGAGCAGCTTAACGGAGATGACACAATTTCAGCTTAAGTTCTTTGTACGATTCTTTTACCACCACGGTTTGCTAGACATTCAAAATCGCCCTCAATGGTATGTGATCCCGGGAGGTTCAAAGCAGTATATTAATCCGTTAATTAAATCCTTTGAGCAAAACATCAAACTCAATTCAACCATTGAATCTGTCACTCGCGACCAAGACGGTGTCACGATAACCTTTTCCAATAAAGATGCTCAACAATTCGATGAGGTCATTTTTGCATGTCACTCAGACGAAGCATTATCACTGCTTGGTGATGCATCAGAATCAGAGCAAAATATTCTTTCTGACATTCCTTATCGAAATAATCAAGTGGTTTTACACACCGATGTTCAAATGCTACCGAAACGACGCTTAGCTTGGGCCAGTTGGAATTATCATTTGGATTCCAACCTCGACCGACCAGCTTGTATTACTTACAACATGAATATTTTGCAAGGATTAAAGTCAGATACCACATTCTGTGTCACGTTAAACAACAGCGACCAAATTAATCCAGAATCGATTATTCAAACTTTTCATTACTCGCACCCCGTGTTCAATCAACAAAGCTTGCGCGCTCAGCAGCGCCGTTCTGAGATTTGCGGAAAACAACATACACATTTTGTGGGGGCTTATTGGCACAATGGCTTCCATGAAGATGGTGTTCGTAGCGCAGTTGAAGTGGCAGAGAGGTTTGGTATTGAGCTATGA
- a CDS encoding SDR family NAD(P)-dependent oxidoreductase encodes MNNIPTVLITGASSGIGRSLALVYAQAGYQVFAGGRSQERLSEICSQHSNIETLICDLTEPEALKAASINLPNLDVLILNAGTCEYIDDAKQFDGELFARVINANLTSVGYCLDAWLPLVKSGGNLAITSSSAAFLPLPRAEAYGASKAALTYLARTLSIDLKPNNIHVSVIHPGFVKTPLTDKNSFPMPFLTSTEEAAQAIFKGIKLNKSDIHFPRIFTWLLKTLSLLPFPCWKILASRITH; translated from the coding sequence ATGAATAATATTCCAACAGTACTCATCACAGGCGCATCTTCTGGTATTGGTCGTTCACTCGCATTGGTATATGCGCAAGCCGGTTATCAAGTTTTTGCTGGTGGTCGCAGCCAAGAAAGGCTTAGCGAAATCTGCTCACAACACAGCAATATTGAAACATTAATTTGTGATCTAACTGAACCAGAAGCGCTCAAAGCAGCCTCCATCAATTTGCCCAATCTCGATGTACTCATTTTAAATGCAGGCACTTGTGAATACATAGATGATGCCAAACAGTTTGATGGTGAGTTATTCGCTCGAGTGATCAATGCCAATCTAACCTCGGTAGGTTATTGCCTTGATGCTTGGCTACCATTAGTTAAATCAGGTGGGAATCTTGCTATAACAAGCTCTAGCGCCGCTTTTTTACCACTGCCAAGGGCAGAAGCCTATGGTGCATCAAAAGCCGCACTAACCTATCTAGCTCGTACTCTCAGTATTGACCTTAAACCTAACAATATTCATGTCAGTGTAATTCACCCCGGCTTTGTCAAAACTCCCTTAACCGATAAAAATAGCTTTCCAATGCCTTTTTTGACATCAACCGAAGAAGCAGCACAAGCTATTTTCAAAGGGATTAAACTCAACAAAAGCGACATTCATTTCCCAAGAATATTTACTTGGCTATTAAAAACATTGTCTTTGCTCCCTTTCCCTTGCTGGAAAATTTTAGCATCAAGGATAACTCATTAA
- a CDS encoding nuclear transport factor 2 family protein, with protein sequence MNNKHTESEPVHRSQWVSQFIDIFQRLNKNNLHLLLEATYHVDIHFEDPLHKVDGLENLHQYFEKLYANIITCHFDIHQSFEQGNQAALYWTMTYQHPKLKSGEKIVVSGHSYLVSFEDKVITHRDYFDVGSMLYEHLPLIGYGISWIKKKATS encoded by the coding sequence ATGAATAACAAACATACCGAGAGTGAACCCGTTCATCGCTCTCAATGGGTTTCTCAATTCATTGATATTTTTCAAAGGTTAAATAAAAATAACCTTCATTTATTATTAGAAGCAACCTATCACGTTGATATTCATTTTGAAGATCCTCTGCATAAAGTCGATGGATTGGAAAACTTACACCAGTACTTTGAAAAACTCTATGCCAACATCATCACTTGTCATTTTGATATTCACCAATCTTTCGAACAAGGTAATCAGGCTGCGCTTTATTGGACAATGACATATCAACACCCGAAATTAAAATCAGGTGAAAAAATCGTGGTATCGGGTCATTCATATTTAGTGAGTTTTGAAGATAAAGTGATCACTCATCGCGATTACTTCGATGTGGGCTCCATGCTTTATGAGCACTTACCATTAATCGGTTACGGTATATCTTGGATAAAGAAAAAGGCCACATCATGA
- the phrB gene encoding deoxyribodipyrimidine photo-lyase has protein sequence MNLIWFRNDLRIDDNPALQAAINTNQPCQAIFISTPQQWQQHDLAPIKIDFIERHLNLLSEQLGQMGIPFTHLESSDFSAQSQCLLDYCQQQNIDQIFANQEVELNERLRDDALSKQNMTLHFFESDVIVAKGAVLNGQGEMYKVFTPFKKAWATHLMRTYQAPLPSAITTNTSLIRSIKNPTITFHALKQDSSKWPLANVVLQQVVPDFLQHKLSDYHHDRDFPTIKGTSGLSPYLAIGAISAKRVLAELLHQHPQALDAISQPEGSWINELAWRDFYRHLLHHFPKLNKHTNFNPKYNGLYWPNSPQLLSAWQQGKTGYPIVDAAMRQLVQTGWMHNRLRMIVASFLTKHCLVDWRLGEKFFMQHLIDGDLSANNGGWQWAAGTGCDAQPYFRIFNPITQSKKYDPDGSFIRKYLPELKNVPLKELHFPHSYLEKNRSSDYWPAIIDHATARQQALEFYKQG, from the coding sequence ATGAATCTCATCTGGTTTCGCAATGATTTGCGTATCGACGATAACCCCGCACTTCAAGCGGCCATTAACACGAACCAACCTTGCCAAGCGATCTTCATCTCGACACCACAACAGTGGCAACAACATGATCTTGCACCCATTAAAATCGACTTCATAGAACGTCATCTGAATTTATTAAGCGAACAATTAGGACAAATGGGCATCCCTTTCACACACCTTGAAAGCTCGGATTTTTCGGCCCAATCGCAATGCCTATTAGATTACTGCCAACAACAAAACATTGACCAAATATTTGCCAATCAAGAGGTAGAGCTTAATGAACGCCTACGCGATGACGCTCTAAGCAAGCAAAATATGACTCTTCATTTTTTTGAATCCGATGTCATTGTGGCGAAAGGCGCGGTATTAAATGGTCAAGGCGAAATGTACAAAGTTTTCACTCCATTTAAAAAAGCGTGGGCTACGCACTTAATGCGGACCTATCAAGCTCCCCTACCATCGGCAATCACCACGAATACCTCGCTTATTCGTTCAATCAAAAACCCAACTATAACGTTCCATGCCTTAAAACAAGACTCTAGCAAATGGCCATTAGCGAATGTAGTCCTTCAACAGGTTGTGCCTGATTTTCTGCAACATAAATTAAGCGATTATCATCATGACAGAGATTTTCCCACCATTAAAGGCACATCAGGCTTATCTCCTTACCTTGCCATTGGAGCAATAAGTGCTAAGCGAGTATTGGCTGAATTACTACACCAACACCCTCAAGCATTAGACGCAATTTCTCAACCGGAAGGAAGCTGGATTAATGAGTTAGCATGGCGTGATTTTTATCGCCACTTACTGCATCACTTCCCCAAGCTAAACAAACACACCAACTTCAACCCAAAGTATAATGGATTGTATTGGCCAAACTCACCACAACTTCTCAGCGCTTGGCAACAAGGTAAAACCGGCTATCCAATTGTTGATGCGGCCATGAGGCAACTAGTACAAACCGGTTGGATGCATAATCGACTTCGCATGATTGTGGCGAGCTTTTTAACAAAACACTGTTTGGTTGATTGGCGTTTAGGCGAGAAGTTTTTTATGCAGCACTTAATTGATGGCGATCTCAGTGCTAATAATGGAGGCTGGCAGTGGGCAGCCGGTACAGGTTGTGATGCTCAACCTTATTTCCGAATTTTTAATCCCATCACTCAAAGTAAAAAATATGATCCTGATGGCAGTTTTATCCGTAAGTACTTACCAGAGCTAAAAAATGTGCCCTTAAAAGAACTACACTTTCCTCATTCTTATTTAGAGAAAAATCGTAGTTCGGACTATTGGCCAGCGATTATTGACCATGCCACCGCAAGACAACAAGCGTTGGAGTTTTACAAACAAGGATAA
- a CDS encoding YbgA family protein — MKLPDKKPYIGISACVAGLNVRFDKGHKKSDFCMTHLAPFVEYQTYCPEVAIGLPTPRPTIRQVQLEDGIHVSRPDGNGDVTQSLTEYGQNIAQQIDHLSGFIFCQKSPSCGMERVKVYQADGKGSMPSGIGLFAKQIMAMNPNLPCEENGRLCDPALRENFMIRVFTYRHWQDMVNSGLTKHKLIQFHSERKYLLMSHHLISYKETGQLLAKADISLQEMAQQYIRLLMAGLKHVSTHKSHTNTLQHLQGYFKKVLTKGQKQELSSHITHFREGLVPLVVPLTLINHYLKEFPQQYLATQVYLSPYPKELKLRYI, encoded by the coding sequence ATGAAGTTACCAGATAAAAAACCATACATCGGCATCAGTGCTTGTGTCGCAGGACTAAACGTTCGTTTTGATAAAGGGCATAAAAAATCTGATTTTTGTATGACTCATCTAGCCCCTTTCGTTGAGTATCAAACCTATTGCCCTGAAGTCGCTATCGGACTACCGACACCAAGACCAACTATACGTCAGGTGCAATTGGAAGATGGTATCCATGTAAGTCGTCCCGATGGTAATGGTGATGTCACACAATCTTTAACCGAGTATGGACAGAACATCGCACAGCAGATTGATCATTTGAGTGGCTTTATTTTTTGTCAAAAAAGCCCAAGCTGTGGAATGGAACGAGTGAAAGTCTATCAGGCTGATGGTAAAGGTAGCATGCCTTCAGGTATTGGATTGTTTGCAAAGCAGATCATGGCAATGAACCCCAACCTACCTTGTGAAGAAAATGGTCGTTTGTGCGATCCCGCATTGCGTGAAAACTTCATGATACGTGTTTTTACTTACCGTCACTGGCAAGACATGGTTAATTCCGGTCTGACCAAACATAAATTAATTCAATTTCACAGTGAGCGAAAGTACCTACTGATGAGCCATCACTTGATCAGCTATAAAGAAACAGGACAATTGTTAGCAAAAGCGGACATCAGCCTACAAGAGATGGCGCAGCAATATATCCGCTTATTAATGGCGGGTTTGAAACATGTATCTACCCACAAAAGCCACACTAACACCCTGCAACACTTACAAGGTTACTTTAAAAAAGTTCTCACTAAAGGGCAAAAACAAGAATTGTCCTCACATATCACCCATTTTAGAGAAGGATTGGTGCCGCTCGTTGTACCTTTAACCTTAATTAATCATTATTTAAAAGAATTCCCTCAACAATATCTTGCAACTCAAGTGTATCTTTCCCCTTACCCGAAAGAGCTCAAGCTTCGATATATTTGA
- a CDS encoding ChrR family anti-sigma-E factor: MTHHPKHELLSVYASGELPASLSLAIAAHIELCPQCRGMADDITVHAANTHLGVHKHNDSEPHEDAFADMIMKITQDASLFEWQEPISIDLEIKNRHYTLPRALRSLTLQKQQKLGKLTRTRIDLNEGNVKASLLHIEPGGSVPMHTHKGFELTLLLDGEFEDEMGKYTKGDFIWLNGEHEHTPTTQTGCLCFTVSDDALQFTQGISKLLNPIGQFIY, encoded by the coding sequence ATGACACATCATCCAAAACATGAATTACTCAGCGTGTACGCCAGTGGTGAACTTCCCGCATCACTGAGTTTGGCTATTGCTGCGCATATCGAACTTTGTCCTCAGTGTCGAGGCATGGCTGACGACATCACCGTTCATGCTGCCAATACTCATTTAGGTGTTCACAAGCACAATGACTCCGAACCCCATGAGGATGCTTTTGCCGATATGATCATGAAGATCACTCAAGATGCATCATTGTTCGAATGGCAAGAGCCTATTTCAATTGATTTAGAGATAAAAAATCGACATTACACTTTACCACGAGCTTTGCGTTCTCTCACATTGCAAAAGCAACAGAAATTAGGAAAGTTGACTCGTACCCGTATCGATCTTAATGAAGGAAATGTGAAAGCTAGCTTACTGCATATAGAACCAGGCGGCAGCGTACCAATGCATACTCATAAAGGCTTTGAACTCACCCTTTTATTAGATGGTGAATTTGAAGATGAAATGGGAAAATACACCAAAGGCGATTTCATTTGGCTCAATGGAGAACATGAGCATACCCCAACGACTCAGACAGGTTGCTTATGCTTTACCGTATCCGATGACGCCTTGCAATTTACCCAAGGGATTTCAAAATTACTCAACCCTATCGGTCAATTTATTTACTAA
- a CDS encoding sigma-70 family RNA polymerase sigma factor, whose amino-acid sequence MRTESPDTDALPPLELWLCNIANQRDKQSFEKLFRWFAPKIQRFGIKQFNNPDTAKELLQDTMTNVWKKAHLFDMEKGAATTWVYAIMRNTSFDMLRKMRSQKEDQLSDDIWPLVEAENVEVQGFDDHLLSKKVARHLDRLSYEQRQLIEGVYFKDLSQEQLAAQFNIPLGTVKSRLRLAIQKLKHLMGEHS is encoded by the coding sequence ATGAGAACAGAGAGCCCCGATACGGATGCATTGCCACCGCTTGAGCTGTGGCTCTGTAACATCGCTAACCAACGTGATAAGCAGTCTTTTGAAAAACTGTTTCGATGGTTTGCTCCCAAAATACAACGATTTGGCATCAAGCAATTCAATAATCCAGACACAGCAAAAGAATTACTGCAAGACACAATGACCAACGTATGGAAAAAAGCGCATCTTTTCGACATGGAAAAAGGAGCGGCAACAACGTGGGTTTATGCCATTATGCGTAATACTTCTTTCGATATGCTGCGTAAAATGCGATCACAAAAAGAAGATCAACTCAGTGATGATATTTGGCCATTAGTTGAAGCTGAAAATGTCGAGGTACAAGGCTTTGATGACCATTTATTAAGCAAAAAAGTCGCTCGCCATTTGGATCGCCTTTCCTATGAACAACGGCAATTAATTGAAGGCGTCTATTTCAAAGATTTATCGCAAGAGCAACTGGCCGCACAATTTAATATTCCTTTAGGCACAGTGAAATCTCGCTTACGACTTGCCATACAAAAACTGAAACACCTCATGGGAGAACATTCATGA
- the ccmA gene encoding cytochrome c biogenesis heme-transporting ATPase CcmA: MLEVSDLTAIRDEKELFQSITFSVNPGDLVQVEGRNGSGKTTMLRIITGLGDCESGQISWQGIDTKKDRDAFHESLLFIGHQTGVKKELTAFENLSFYQKMNGSQGVTQDDIWLALAKVGLAGKEDIPAGKLSAGQQRRVALARLWLSKHPLWILDEPLTAIDKQGIKVIEALFIEHTHRGGMVLFTTHQDMFTDVSVLKTIRLGE; the protein is encoded by the coding sequence ATGCTAGAAGTCTCTGATTTAACCGCCATTCGCGATGAAAAGGAGCTATTTCAGTCGATTACGTTCTCTGTTAATCCTGGTGATTTGGTTCAGGTTGAAGGGCGAAATGGTTCTGGTAAAACGACCATGCTCCGTATTATTACCGGTCTTGGAGATTGTGAGTCAGGACAAATTTCATGGCAAGGGATTGATACCAAAAAAGATCGAGATGCCTTTCATGAGAGTTTATTGTTTATTGGCCACCAAACTGGCGTTAAAAAAGAGTTAACGGCTTTTGAAAACTTATCGTTTTATCAAAAAATGAATGGTTCACAAGGTGTGACTCAAGATGATATTTGGCTGGCATTAGCTAAAGTGGGGCTTGCAGGAAAAGAAGATATACCCGCAGGGAAGTTATCTGCGGGCCAGCAACGTCGAGTCGCGTTAGCACGTTTATGGTTAAGTAAGCATCCGTTGTGGATTTTGGATGAGCCTTTAACGGCGATAGATAAACAGGGCATAAAAGTGATTGAAGCATTATTTATCGAGCATACGCATCGTGGTGGAATGGTTTTATTTACGACTCACCAAGACATGTTTACCGATGTGTCGGTGCTAAAAACGATTCGGTTGGGTGAATAA
- the ccmB gene encoding heme exporter protein CcmB, translating to MGEIIRRELLIAYRRQADFFNPLWFFIIVITLFPLSIGPEPNLLARIAAGIIWVAALLSALLSLERLFRDDFHDGALEQLMLLPIPLPLVVMAKVIAHWLLTGLPLILISPLLAVLLSLDFNTWLAVVVTLLLGTPTLSFIGAIGVGLTVGLQKGGVLLSLLVLPLYIPVLIFATSAIEAATSGFAYSGQLAILGAMLLGAATLTPFAISASLRISVN from the coding sequence ATGGGCGAAATAATTCGTCGTGAATTATTAATAGCTTATCGTCGACAAGCTGATTTTTTTAATCCGCTATGGTTCTTTATCATTGTTATTACTTTATTTCCGTTAAGTATTGGCCCTGAGCCAAATTTGTTAGCGCGTATTGCAGCTGGCATCATTTGGGTAGCGGCATTGCTTTCTGCTCTGTTATCGTTAGAGCGTTTGTTTCGTGACGACTTCCACGATGGAGCGTTAGAGCAATTAATGCTTCTTCCGATTCCTTTGCCTTTGGTCGTCATGGCAAAAGTGATTGCGCATTGGCTGTTAACTGGGCTGCCTTTGATTTTAATTAGCCCTTTGCTTGCTGTTTTACTTTCTTTGGATTTCAATACTTGGTTGGCGGTCGTGGTGACATTATTACTTGGTACACCAACACTAAGTTTTATTGGTGCTATTGGAGTTGGACTGACGGTAGGGTTGCAAAAAGGTGGGGTTTTATTGAGTTTATTAGTGTTGCCGCTCTATATTCCAGTGTTGATTTTTGCGACGTCTGCCATAGAGGCGGCGACCAGTGGGTTTGCCTACAGTGGTCAGTTGGCGATTTTAGGAGCTATGTTATTAGGAGCAGCAACCTTGACGCCTTTTGCTATCAGCGCCTCGTTAAGAATAAGTGTTAATTAA